In Oryza sativa Japonica Group chromosome 3, ASM3414082v1, one DNA window encodes the following:
- the LOC4334766 gene encoding DNA-directed RNA polymerases II, IV and V subunit 8B, with protein MAEFLFEDIFTVTRLDPDGKKFDRVSRIEARSDQFDMYMQLDVATDVYPMHPGDRFTMVLVPTLNLDGTPDSAFFTQAGRKTLADKYEYVMHGKLYKISEDKDTSDQNAKKVEMYASFGGLLVMLKGDPSSAANFELDQRLFLLMRKV; from the exons ATGGCCGAGTTTCTCTTCGAGGACATCTTCACTGTCACCAGGCTCGACCCTGATGGCAAGAAGTTTGACAGAG TTTCTCGTATCGAAGCTCGCAGTGACCAGTTCGATATGTACATGCAGTTAGATGTTGCCACAGATGTCTATCCTATGCATCCAGGTGACAGATTTACCATGGTCTTGGTTCCTACTTTGAACTTAGATGGTACCCCAGATAGCGCCTTCTTTACACAG GCTGGCAGGAAAACTCTGGCTGACAAATATGAGTATGTCATGCATGGGAAGCTTTATAAGATCTCAGAAGACAAAGACACCTCTGATCAAAATGCTAAAAaagt GGAGATGTATGCATCATTTGGTGGCCTCCTAGTGATGCTTAAGGGTGATCCCTCCAGTGCTGCGAATTTTGAGCTGGACCAGAGGCTGTTCCTACTTATGCGCAAGGTGTAG
- the LOC4334765 gene encoding probable glucan endo-1,3-beta-glucosidase A6 yields MAMASSRLPLQLLLVVGAAASEIAHFLGVNYGRLGDDLPPPHRALELARSAGAAAVRFYDSNATFLSPAAASGLVFVPGVPNELIPSLAASRRAADEWVAATLLPFRRNRRLRYLFVGNEVLSDPTTKSRWFQLVPAMANLERALRRHGMRRVKVSTTLGMDALDGQNVFPPSAGVFRPDIADAVVRPLLAFLERTDSYLFVDAYTYFTWSANHTIVPLHYALLEPSPSPSPAYQYHDPGTGLSYTNLLDHMLDAVVAAMCRAGHCGVRMALAETGWPNAGDLDQFGANARNAATYNRNMARHLASGAGTPRRPGMRMPAFVFALFNEDLKTGPATERHWGLFHPNGSAVYEVDLTGRRPPASYPPLPPPATNDAPYPGKLWCVVGAAAANETAVREQMEAACADEAALCAPVRAGGECYLPNTVAAHASYVFSAHWNKFSKVYGGWCYFAGLAMETTTDPSHGSCKFPSVTPS; encoded by the exons ATGGCGATGGCATCATCCCGCCTCCCGCTCcaactcctcctcgtcgtcggcgccgccgcgtcggagaTCGCGCACTTCCTGGGTGTCAACTATGGCAGGCTGGGCGATGACCTCCCGCCTCCGCACCGAGCCCTCGAGCTCGCCCGCTCGGCGGGCGCCGCGGCCGTCCGCTTCTACGACTCCAACGCCACCTtcctctccccggccgccgcctccggcctcgTGTTCGTCCCGGGGGTCCCCAACGAGCTCATCCCCtcgctcgccgcctcccgccgcgccgccgacgagtgggtcgccgccacgctcctccccttccgccgcaaccgccgcctccgctaCCTCTTCGTCGGCAACGAGGTCCTCTCCGACCCCACCACCAAGTCCCGctggttccagctcgtcccggCCATGGCCAACCTCGAGcgcgcgctccgccgccacgGCATGCGCCGCGTCAAGGTGAGCACGACGCTCGGCATGGACGCCCTCGACGGCCAGAACGTGTTCCCGCCGTCCGCCGGGGTGTTCCGCCCCGacatcgccgacgccgtcgtgcGTCCGCTCCTCGCCTTCCTCGAGCGCACCGACTCCTACCTCTTCGTCGACGCGTACACCTACTTCACCTGGTCGGCGAACCACACCATCGTGCCGCTCCACTACGCGCTGCTCgagccatcgccatcgccgtcgccggcgtacCAGTACCACGACCCCGGCACGGGTCTCTCCTACACCAACCTCCTCGACCACATGCTCGACGCGGTGGTCGCCGCCATGTGCCGCGCAGGCCACTGCGGCGTCAGGATGGCGCTGGCCGAGACCGGGTGGCCCAACGCCGGCGACCTCGACCAGTTCGGCGCGAACGCGCGGAACGCGGCCACGTACAACCGCAACATGGCGCGGCACCTGGCGTCCGGCGCCggcacgccgcggcggccggggatGCGCATGCCGGCGTTCGTGTTCGCGCTGTTCAACGAGGACCTCAAGACGGGGCCCGCCACGGAGCGGCACTGGGGCCTGTTCCACCCCAACGGCAGCGCGGTGTACGAGGTCGACCTGACGggtcgccgcccgccggcgtcgtacccgccgctgccgccgccggcgacgaacgACGCGCCGTACCCGGGGAAGCTGTGGTGCGTGgtcggggcagcggcggcgaacgAGACGGCGGTgagggagcagatggaggcggCGTGCGCCGACGAGGCCGCGCTGTGCGCCCCcgtgcgcgccggcggcgagtgcTACCTGCCGAACACGGTGGCGGCGCACGCGAGCTACGTGTTCAGCGCGCACTGGAACAAGTTCAGCAAGGTGTACGGCGGCTGGTGCTACTTCGCCGGCCTCGCCATGGAGACCACCACCGATCCAA GTCATGGATCATGCAAATTTCCCAGCGTTACTCCAAGCTAA
- the LOC4334764 gene encoding probable acyl-activating enzyme 16, chloroplastic, translating to MLASSASGQMAALCSPSPTLPTASLLLLRRRRLRLLHPPPSAAALLLLLPARRRGRHHHRRGGVLRCDAAAASPSAGSTLENPVRRKCSPLLESALLPGGNGLTTHDWMAVPDIWRTAAEKYADRVALVDPYHEPPSELTYKQLEQEILDFSQGLRAIGVAPDEKIALFADNSCRWLVADQGIMATGAINVVRGTRSSDEELFQIYTHSESIALVVDSPQFFNRLAESFISRINARFIVLLWGEKSCLNSEVVNGIPLYDFKDITQLGRESRNTLRHSHEQGQQVVFETITPDDVATLIYTSGTSGTPKGVMLTHRNLLHQIKNLWDFVPAVPGDRFLSMLPPWHAYERASEYFIFTYGIQQVYTTVKYLKEDLQRYQPQYIVSVPLVYEILYSSIQRQISSSSTARKFVALALIKISLLYMEAKRIYEGTVLSNNPVKPSFIVYMVNWLSARIVAALLWPLHNLAKTLVYKKIHSAIGISKAGISGGGSLPMHVDKFFEAIGVKVQNGYGLTETSPVVAARRPFCNVLGTVGHPVKHTEIKVVDMETGEVLPDGSKGVVKVRGPQVMKGYYKNPSATNKVLDQEGWFDTGDIGWIAPHCPTGPSRKCGGMLVLEGRAKDTIVLTTGENVEPAEIEEAASRSDLINQIVVVGQDKRRIGALIVPNYDEVLATAKRKSILDGNNELAKDKVLNLLYDELRTWMVDCSFQIGPILIVDEPFTVDNGLLTPTLKLRRDKVTAKYHREIDALYK from the exons atgctcgcctcctccgcctccggccaAATGGCGGCGCTCTGCTCCCCCTCGCCGACGCtccccaccgcctccctcctcctcctgcgtcgccgccgcctccgcctcctccacccaccgccttccgccgccgcgctgctgctcctcctccccgcccgccgccggggccgccaccaccaccgccgaggTGGGGTCCTCCGgtgcgacgccgccgcggcgtccccCTCCGCGGGTTCCACG CTAGAAAACCCAGTTCGCAGAAAGTGCTCACCATTACTTGAGAGTGCTCTATTACCTGGTGGAAATGGTTTGACTACGCATGATTGGATGGCTGTTCCAGACATTTGGAGGACAGCAgcagaaaaatatgctgaccgTGTAGCTTTGGTAGATCCTTACCATGAACCTCCTTCAGAATTGACTTATAAGCAG CTTGAACAAGAAATATTGGATTTTTCTCAAGGTCTAAGGGCCATTGGAGTTGCTCCAGATGAAAAGATAGCCCTTTTTGCTGATAACTCATGCCGATGGCTAGTTGCAGATCAAG GAATCATGGCTACTGGTGCTATAAATGTTGTTAGAGGAACAAGATCTTCTGATGAAGAATTATTTCAAATTTACACTCATTCAGAAAG CATTGCACTTGTTGTGGACAGTCCTCAATTCTTTAACCGGCTTGCAGAATCTTTTATTTCGAGGATTAACGCAAGATTTATTGTGCTACTTTGGGGTGAGAAATCGTGCCTAAACAGTGAAGTTGTGAATGGAATACCACTTTATGACTTCAAGGATATCACTCAACTCGGACGAGAAAGCCGTAATACATTGCGTCACTCTCATGAACAAG GTCAGCAGGTCGTCTTTGAAACTATTACTCCAGATGATGTTGCTACACTAATATATACCAGTGGAACGAGTGGAACACCAAAAGGAGTGATGCTTACCCACCGAAACCTCTTGCATCAG ATTAAAAATTTGTGGGATTTTGTACCAGCAGTACCTGGTGATAGGTTCCTAAGCATGCTTCCACCATGGCATGCATATGAGCGTGCTAGCGAGTACTTCATCTTCACTTATGGAATTCAACAAGTTTACACGACTGTCAAGTACCTGAAG GAAGATTTGCAACGATACCAACCTCAATACATAGTATCAGTTCCACTGGTCTATGAGATTCTCTACAG CTCAATTCAGAGACAGATATCTTCCAGTTCAACTGCTCGGAAATTTGTTGCTCTTGCACTTATTAAGATAAGTTTGCTATATATGGAGGCAAAGAGGATATACGAG GGAACAGTCCTATCGAACAATCCCGTCAAACCATCCTTTATTGTGTATATGGTCAATTGGCTATCTGCAAGAATTGTTGCTGCACTTCTGTGGCCTTTGCATAATCTGGCAAAGACGTTAGTCTACAAGAAAATCCATTCTGCAATTGGGATTTCAAAG GCTGGCATTAGTGGTGGTGGAAGTCTCCCGATGCATGTTGACAAATTTTTTGAG GCCATCGGTGTCAAAGTGCAAAATGGCTATGGTCTAACAGAGACATCCCCTGTTGTAGCTGCTAGACGGCCATTCTGTAAC GTTCTTGGCACAGTTGGCCACCCAGTAAAGCACACGGAAATCAAGGTTGTGGATATGGAGACTGGTGAGGTTCTTCCAGATGGTTCAAAGGGGGTTGTGAAAGTCAGAGGACCCCAAGTGATGAAGGGATATTACAAG AATCCGTCAGCTACAAATAAAGTTTTGGATCAAGAAGGTTGGTTTGACACAGGGGATATTGGTTGGATTGCACCTCACTGTCCAACAGGGCCAAGTCGGAAGTGTGGAgggatgcttgttcttgaaggGCGTGCAAAAGATACAATAGTTCTCACAACAG GTGAAAATGTTGAACCTGCTGAGATTGAGGAAGCAGCCAGCAGGAGTGACTTGATTAATCAGATAGTTGTTGTTGGCCAG GACAAGCGGCGAATTGGTGCTCTTATCGTTCCCAACTATGATGAAGTTCTAGCAACAGCTAAAAGGAAGTCCATTCTTGATGGGAATAACGAACTAGCCAAAGATAAGGTTTTGAACTTGCTATATGATGAGCTGAGAACTTG GATGGTGGATTGTTCCTTCCAAATTGGCCCGATTCTAATTGTCGATGAACCATTTACG GTGGATAATGGTTTGCTAACACCCACTTTGAAATTACGGAGGGACAAAGTGACTGCCAAATATCATAGAGAGATTGATGCGTTGTACAAGTGA